In Sphingomonas psychrotolerans, the following proteins share a genomic window:
- a CDS encoding TonB-dependent receptor, translated as MIESPLRHVLSACSLASIAACLCAVAPPAIAQTAATDQQPSAESDQQDPQYGEILVTARRRAERLQDTPVAVSAFTAEMLETRQILQTQDLERVTPSLQFKPAGQLSGNSASSVVFIRGVGQVDPTAAVDPGVGIYLDEVYLGRAVGGAIDFGDIDGVEVLRGPQGTLFGRNTIGGAILVRTRQPELGVFGGKARFRVGTDNLYEGFAALNIPLGDTAAARISGGFRKRDGYVIRAFDGLDLGNDNSQSFNAAVKWAPSSAFDLFIRADYSKRREHGAPFVFAEINEQAPVAAIVSVAAGCPGATIPFAPIAPGNPRFGAPNVPLINDARCANDFQARGNYVNGGTAPVLSTSEVWGAAATANIHLTEQASIKLISAYRETESRGVRDADNTPFLMITTDVGGKSQQFSQEVQLQLDFNAVSAILGGYYFNEVTRERATVPLAFPPSPPVIRSILAGGPTSRDLQVSRLKTDSVAAFGEVSVKPATGLEISGGLRYTTDRKTYQGTVFNLFPSTLPDPSPLPTLATSQGGPLFIFNRPFARTFSALTGSASLQYRWNDAISTYASYARSFKSGGFNTRYNAAPAGNLPVPFDEEKVTSYEVGVKTQFGRVRLNLAAFQAEYQDIQLIFRQGVVPLLFNAGEARMRGVEAELSYRSPWGLTFDAAGSYLRDKIKSITPVPGATATVAPGDDLPFTPEFQGSVGISYAIELGNGMKLTPRFDGSYTAKETFITGSIRSIEEDGYFVANASATLVLGNGIEATAGIANLFDEHYLIQGNASLGTLGYAERIYARPRSWFVQLSSSF; from the coding sequence ATGATCGAATCGCCGCTTCGTCACGTATTGTCCGCTTGCAGCCTGGCCTCGATCGCGGCGTGTCTCTGCGCAGTCGCTCCGCCCGCGATCGCGCAGACTGCGGCGACCGATCAGCAGCCTTCGGCAGAGAGCGATCAGCAGGATCCCCAGTACGGCGAAATCCTGGTGACTGCCCGGCGCCGCGCCGAGCGGCTGCAGGACACGCCGGTCGCGGTATCGGCCTTCACCGCCGAAATGCTCGAGACCCGGCAGATTCTCCAGACCCAGGATCTCGAGCGCGTCACGCCGAGCCTCCAGTTCAAGCCCGCGGGCCAGCTTTCGGGCAATAGTGCGTCCTCGGTGGTGTTCATCCGCGGCGTCGGTCAGGTCGATCCCACTGCGGCAGTCGATCCCGGGGTCGGCATCTATCTCGACGAAGTCTATCTGGGCCGCGCGGTCGGCGGCGCGATCGATTTCGGCGACATCGACGGAGTCGAAGTGCTGCGCGGACCGCAGGGCACTTTGTTCGGGCGCAATACCATCGGCGGCGCGATCCTGGTGCGGACGCGCCAGCCCGAACTCGGCGTGTTTGGCGGCAAGGCGCGCTTCCGTGTCGGCACCGACAATCTCTACGAAGGCTTTGCCGCGCTCAACATCCCGCTCGGAGACACCGCTGCCGCCCGCATCTCCGGCGGCTTTCGCAAGCGCGACGGCTATGTGATCCGTGCGTTCGACGGGCTCGATCTGGGGAACGACAACAGCCAGTCGTTCAACGCCGCCGTCAAATGGGCGCCGTCGAGCGCCTTCGACCTGTTCATCCGCGCCGATTATTCGAAGCGCCGCGAACATGGCGCGCCGTTCGTCTTTGCCGAGATCAACGAGCAGGCACCCGTTGCCGCGATCGTCAGCGTCGCCGCCGGCTGCCCCGGCGCGACGATCCCGTTCGCGCCGATCGCCCCGGGCAATCCGCGCTTCGGCGCGCCCAACGTGCCGCTGATCAACGATGCCCGCTGTGCCAACGACTTCCAGGCGCGCGGTAATTATGTCAACGGCGGCACCGCGCCGGTGCTCAGCACTTCCGAAGTGTGGGGCGCGGCCGCCACTGCCAACATCCACCTCACCGAACAGGCGTCGATCAAGCTGATCAGCGCCTATCGCGAGACCGAATCGCGCGGCGTCCGCGATGCCGACAATACGCCGTTCCTGATGATCACCACCGATGTCGGCGGCAAATCGCAGCAGTTCAGCCAAGAAGTCCAGCTCCAGCTCGATTTCAACGCGGTTAGCGCGATCCTCGGCGGCTATTATTTCAATGAGGTCACCCGCGAACGCGCGACGGTGCCGCTGGCATTCCCGCCCTCGCCCCCGGTGATCCGCTCGATCCTGGCAGGCGGGCCGACCAGCCGCGATCTTCAGGTCTCGCGGCTCAAGACCGATTCGGTGGCGGCGTTCGGCGAAGTCAGCGTCAAGCCCGCGACCGGGCTCGAGATCAGCGGTGGCCTGCGCTATACCACGGACCGCAAGACGTATCAGGGGACGGTGTTCAACCTCTTCCCCTCCACGCTGCCCGATCCCAGCCCGCTGCCGACGCTGGCGACGTCGCAGGGCGGGCCGCTGTTCATCTTCAATCGACCCTTCGCGCGAACCTTCTCGGCGCTCACTGGCTCAGCCAGCCTGCAATATCGCTGGAACGACGCGATCAGCACCTATGCGTCCTATGCGCGCAGCTTCAAATCGGGCGGGTTCAACACGCGCTACAATGCCGCGCCGGCGGGCAATCTGCCGGTGCCGTTCGATGAGGAAAAAGTCACCAGCTACGAAGTCGGCGTCAAGACCCAGTTCGGCAGGGTGCGGCTGAACCTCGCGGCGTTCCAGGCAGAATATCAGGACATCCAGCTGATCTTCCGCCAGGGCGTCGTGCCGCTCTTGTTCAACGCCGGCGAAGCGCGGATGCGCGGCGTCGAGGCGGAGCTGAGCTATCGTTCGCCCTGGGGCCTGACCTTCGATGCCGCCGGCAGCTATCTGCGCGACAAGATCAAGAGCATCACCCCGGTTCCCGGCGCCACTGCCACCGTCGCACCGGGCGACGATCTGCCGTTCACCCCCGAATTCCAGGGCAGTGTCGGGATTTCCTATGCGATCGAACTGGGCAACGGCATGAAGCTGACCCCGCGCTTCGACGGCAGCTACACCGCCAAGGAAACCTTCATCACCGGCAGCATCCGCTCGATCGAGGAGGACGGCTATTTCGTCGCCAACGCTTCGGCCACGCTGGTGCTCGGCAACGGCATCGAGGCCACCGCGGGCATCGCCAATCTGTTCGACGAGCACTATCTGATCCAGGGCAATGCATCGCTGGGAACGCTCGGTTATGCCGAGCGCATCTATGCGCGGCCGCGCAGCTGGTTCGTGCAGCTGTCGAGCAGCTTCTGA
- a CDS encoding MarR family winged helix-turn-helix transcriptional regulator, whose product MSRKTISFGSLSPLVGFHLRRASGEFALDFRSAVEGTGMRQVLVGILAVVEANPGINQGAVGKMLGIKRANMVSLINELVERGALERTMTPRDRRSFSLELTVSGKALLAECMTRIAVHEKKLLAGLSDLEQQLLLNLLSRIESPAG is encoded by the coding sequence ATGTCGCGCAAAACCATCAGCTTCGGCAGCCTTTCTCCCCTTGTCGGCTTCCACCTTCGCCGCGCGTCGGGCGAGTTCGCGCTCGATTTCCGATCGGCCGTCGAAGGCACCGGCATGCGCCAGGTGCTGGTCGGCATCCTCGCCGTCGTCGAGGCCAATCCGGGGATCAATCAGGGCGCGGTCGGCAAAATGCTCGGCATCAAGCGCGCCAACATGGTCTCGCTGATCAACGAGCTTGTCGAGCGCGGTGCGCTCGAACGGACGATGACGCCGCGCGACCGCCGCTCCTTCTCGCTGGAGCTCACCGTCTCGGGCAAGGCGCTTCTCGCCGAATGCATGACGCGCATCGCCGTGCACGAGAAGAAGCTGCTGGCGGGCTTGAGCGATCTGGAGCAGCAATTGCTCCTCAACCTGCTTTCGCGGATCGAGAGCCCGGCGGGGTAG
- a CDS encoding amidohydrolase family protein — translation MRTTRRGFLGGTTAGLAMTGPVVSARGRPNTVPIRKIATEEAFATPALAKAWLEIARTDPKASLDVPTGILSIFDNPRPGSNQDRFRRQLLDLDGERLADMDQAGVDVQVLSVTIPGVQMFEPAAASAFAIATNDHLAAAISRHPRRFAGLACFAPHDPIRATLEMERAVNRLGLNGFIVNSHTGDLYLDDPRFAPILEAAQALDRPIYLHPRAPSNGMAAPFRDYSMGGSIWGFGVEAGTHAVRLILSGVFDRYPRLRIVLGHMGEALPFWMWRLDHMAARRARDGRMKPLALAPSEYFRRNFAVTTSGFESPDLLDLVLKSAGNENVMWAVDYPYESSHDAVAFIEGVSLTGAQRASIFHRNAERLFRLK, via the coding sequence ATGCGCACCACGCGTCGCGGTTTTCTGGGCGGAACGACTGCCGGCCTCGCGATGACCGGCCCGGTCGTCTCTGCGCGCGGCCGGCCCAACACGGTGCCGATCCGCAAGATCGCCACGGAAGAAGCGTTTGCGACGCCCGCCCTCGCCAAAGCATGGCTGGAGATTGCACGTACAGATCCAAAAGCGAGCCTTGATGTGCCGACCGGCATTCTCTCGATCTTCGACAATCCGCGCCCGGGTTCGAACCAGGACCGGTTTCGCCGCCAATTGCTCGATCTCGACGGCGAGCGCCTCGCCGACATGGATCAGGCGGGGGTCGACGTGCAGGTCCTCTCCGTCACGATCCCTGGCGTGCAGATGTTCGAGCCGGCTGCGGCAAGTGCGTTCGCCATCGCCACCAACGATCATCTCGCGGCGGCGATCTCGCGCCATCCCCGGCGCTTCGCCGGACTGGCCTGCTTCGCCCCGCACGATCCGATTCGCGCCACGCTGGAAATGGAGCGCGCGGTGAACAGGCTCGGGCTGAACGGCTTCATCGTCAATTCGCACACCGGGGATCTGTATCTGGATGACCCGCGCTTCGCGCCGATTCTCGAAGCGGCGCAGGCGCTCGACCGGCCGATCTATCTGCACCCGCGCGCGCCGTCGAACGGGATGGCGGCGCCTTTCCGCGACTATAGCATGGGCGGATCGATCTGGGGCTTCGGCGTCGAGGCCGGAACGCACGCCGTGCGGCTGATACTCAGCGGCGTGTTCGATCGCTATCCGCGCCTGCGTATCGTCCTCGGTCACATGGGCGAGGCGCTGCCATTCTGGATGTGGCGCCTCGACCATATGGCGGCACGCCGAGCCAGAGACGGGCGGATGAAGCCGCTTGCGCTGGCGCCGAGCGAATATTTCCGCCGCAATTTCGCCGTGACGACAAGCGGATTCGAATCCCCCGACCTGCTCGACCTGGTGCTCAAGTCCGCAGGAAACGAGAACGTGATGTGGGCAGTCGATTATCCGTATGAAAGCTCCCATGATGCGGTTGCATTCATTGAAGGGGTGAGCCTGACCGGCGCGCAGCGTGCCAGCATCTTCCATCGTAATGCCGAACGTCTTTTCAGGTTGAAATGA
- a CDS encoding PD40 domain-containing protein: MLMAVPTLLLALAGSATSQTAEYEIAFASFAPLNADIFIADADGGNARPFLAHPEADANASFSADGRWIVFASRRAGSYDIYRARLDGSGLEALVSHRAYDDQAALSPDGSTLAFVSSRSGNADIWLLDMRTRRVKNLTRAPGGDFRPSWSPDGKWIAFSSDRESRKPRLPARDFTIRHSTEIHIVRPDGSGLRRVSVDDAFAGSPSWSPDGTRLAFYTAPIGEVAKVTAARRLRGTTQIETLELATGQRTVLTTGDGEKWSPRWLGEQSIAYVSGGPEGGVERAAGSPGARGAFSNPAWSPDGRKVIFHRDVESTWPPHRAWTSLDPRFRIIRTGIFPSYTPDGDHRVSNDQTAGILHNSILTMAADGSGAKRVFGEAERSALAPELSRDGTHIAFGLGQFFQNLKGPARADIATINREGGDLKVLTDGAGNYGFPSWSPDGSQIVFRKAGAGGNGLEIVNAASGSRRTLLSGPAHYNFPSWSPVSNRIAFTADIDGDYEIWTVNADGSGLQRLTNAPGNDAHNSWSPDGKWIAFASARSGFKDEALLHPANPQPYGEIYVMRADGSDAHALTDDPFEKGTPAWRPLGGPAPRRH; encoded by the coding sequence TTGCTGATGGCTGTCCCGACCTTGTTACTCGCCCTCGCCGGTTCAGCCACCAGCCAAACCGCCGAGTATGAGATCGCCTTCGCCAGCTTCGCGCCGCTCAATGCTGATATCTTCATCGCCGACGCCGATGGCGGCAATGCCCGCCCTTTCCTCGCACACCCCGAAGCTGATGCGAATGCCAGCTTTTCGGCTGACGGCAGGTGGATCGTCTTCGCTTCGCGCCGCGCGGGTTCGTACGACATCTATCGCGCGCGGCTCGACGGCTCGGGGCTGGAGGCGCTCGTCAGCCACCGTGCCTATGACGACCAGGCCGCGCTCTCCCCGGACGGAAGCACGCTGGCATTCGTATCGAGCCGGAGCGGAAACGCCGACATCTGGCTGCTCGACATGCGGACACGACGGGTCAAAAATCTCACCCGGGCACCCGGAGGTGATTTCCGCCCCTCCTGGTCGCCGGACGGGAAGTGGATCGCCTTCTCGTCCGACCGCGAATCGCGCAAGCCGAGGCTTCCCGCACGCGATTTCACCATCCGCCATTCCACCGAAATCCACATCGTGCGGCCCGACGGAAGCGGCCTGCGGCGGGTGTCGGTGGACGATGCTTTTGCCGGAAGTCCCTCCTGGTCGCCCGACGGCACGCGGCTCGCTTTCTACACCGCGCCGATCGGCGAGGTGGCCAAGGTAACGGCCGCACGGCGCCTGCGGGGAACCACGCAAATCGAGACGCTGGAACTGGCGACGGGGCAACGGACCGTCCTGACGACCGGCGACGGCGAGAAATGGTCACCGCGCTGGCTCGGCGAGCAATCGATCGCTTATGTGTCGGGAGGCCCCGAGGGTGGCGTCGAGCGCGCGGCCGGATCGCCCGGCGCGCGCGGCGCCTTCAGCAACCCGGCCTGGTCGCCGGACGGCCGGAAGGTGATCTTCCACCGCGACGTCGAGAGCACCTGGCCGCCGCACCGCGCCTGGACCTCGCTCGACCCGCGCTTCAGGATCATTCGAACGGGCATTTTCCCGTCCTACACACCCGATGGCGACCACAGGGTGAGCAACGATCAGACCGCGGGCATCCTGCACAACAGCATCCTGACGATGGCGGCGGACGGCTCCGGTGCAAAGCGTGTCTTCGGCGAGGCCGAACGAAGCGCGCTTGCCCCTGAATTGTCACGCGACGGTACGCATATCGCCTTCGGCCTCGGTCAGTTCTTCCAGAACCTGAAGGGTCCCGCCCGGGCGGACATCGCGACGATCAACCGCGAAGGCGGCGACCTCAAGGTGCTCACCGATGGCGCGGGCAATTACGGGTTCCCGAGCTGGTCGCCCGATGGCAGCCAGATCGTCTTCCGCAAGGCGGGAGCCGGCGGGAACGGGCTCGAAATCGTCAATGCCGCCTCGGGCTCGCGCCGCACGCTGCTGAGCGGCCCGGCACATTATAATTTCCCGTCCTGGTCGCCGGTGTCGAACAGGATCGCATTCACCGCCGATATCGACGGCGACTACGAGATCTGGACGGTCAATGCCGACGGCTCGGGATTGCAGCGGCTGACGAACGCGCCCGGCAACGATGCCCACAACAGCTGGTCGCCCGATGGCAAGTGGATCGCCTTCGCGAGCGCGAGGAGCGGGTTCAAGGACGAGGCACTGCTGCATCCGGCGAACCCCCAGCCTTATGGCGAGATCTACGTCATGCGGGCCGATGGCAGCGACGCGCATGCGTTGACCGACGATCCGTTCGAGAAGGGAACGCCCGCCTGGCGGCCGCTCGGTGGACCGGCGCCGCGACGTCACTGA
- the ligM gene encoding vanillate/3-O-methylgallate O-demethylase produces the protein MTAANLEQVLSAAGDPVEMLRNSQIGAYVYPVVAPEFSNWRSEQYAWQHSAVLFDQSHHMVDLFISGPDALKLISATAINSMKGFSVDKAKQYVPTTPYGHVIGDGILFYLAEEKFVYVGRAPAANWLMYHAQTGGYDVEIVKDDRSPARPMGKPVRRVNWRFQIQGPNAWAIIEKLNGGPVEQLKFFNMSMMNIAGKTIRTLRHGMSGAPGLEIWGPYDEQEEVRSAILEAGREFGIVACGSRAYPSNTLESGWIPSPLPAIYTGDKLKGYREWLGADSYEATGGIGGSFVGERIEDYYLNPYELGYGPFVKFDHDFHGREALEALDKDAQRRKVTLAWNAEDVAKIFASMLDPDGENYKFFDLPLANYASSNYDKVVDSGGRTVGLSMFTGYSYNEKSALSLATIDHEIQVGTELKVVWGEPDGGTRKTTVEPHRQIEVRAVVSPVPYSRVARETYQQGWRTTRV, from the coding sequence ATGACGGCAGCCAATCTGGAACAGGTGCTGAGCGCCGCGGGGGATCCCGTGGAGATGCTGCGGAATTCGCAGATCGGGGCCTATGTCTATCCGGTGGTCGCGCCCGAATTCTCGAACTGGCGCAGCGAGCAATATGCGTGGCAGCATTCGGCGGTGCTGTTCGACCAGTCGCACCACATGGTCGATCTGTTCATCAGCGGACCCGACGCGCTCAAGCTGATCAGCGCCACTGCGATCAATTCGATGAAGGGCTTTTCGGTCGACAAGGCCAAGCAATATGTCCCGACCACGCCCTATGGCCATGTCATCGGCGACGGCATCCTCTTCTATCTGGCCGAAGAGAAGTTCGTCTATGTCGGCCGCGCGCCGGCCGCCAACTGGCTGATGTACCACGCCCAGACCGGCGGCTATGACGTCGAGATCGTCAAGGACGACCGCAGTCCGGCGCGGCCGATGGGCAAGCCGGTCCGGCGGGTCAATTGGCGTTTCCAGATCCAGGGACCAAATGCCTGGGCGATCATCGAGAAGCTCAACGGCGGTCCGGTCGAGCAGCTCAAATTCTTCAACATGAGCATGATGAACATCGCCGGGAAGACGATCCGCACGCTGCGCCATGGCATGTCGGGCGCGCCGGGGCTCGAAATCTGGGGCCCGTATGACGAGCAGGAAGAAGTGCGGAGTGCGATCCTCGAAGCGGGCAGGGAGTTCGGGATCGTCGCTTGCGGCAGCCGCGCTTATCCGTCGAACACGCTGGAAAGCGGCTGGATCCCGTCGCCGCTCCCGGCGATCTACACCGGCGACAAATTGAAGGGCTATCGCGAGTGGCTCGGCGCCGACAGCTACGAGGCGACCGGCGGCATCGGCGGCAGCTTCGTCGGCGAGCGCATCGAGGATTATTATCTCAACCCGTACGAGCTCGGCTATGGCCCGTTCGTCAAGTTCGACCATGATTTCCACGGGCGCGAGGCGCTCGAAGCGCTCGACAAGGACGCGCAGCGGCGCAAGGTGACGCTGGCGTGGAACGCCGAGGACGTGGCGAAGATCTTCGCGTCGATGCTCGATCCGGACGGCGAGAACTACAAGTTCTTCGATCTGCCGCTCGCCAATTACGCCTCGTCCAATTACGACAAGGTCGTGGATTCGGGGGGCCGCACGGTCGGCCTGTCGATGTTCACCGGCTATAGCTATAACGAGAAATCGGCGCTGAGCCTGGCGACGATCGATCATGAGATCCAGGTCGGCACCGAACTGAAAGTGGTGTGGGGCGAGCCCGATGGCGGCACCCGCAAGACCACGGTGGAGCCGCACCGGCAGATCGAAGTCCGCGCGGTGGTCAGCCCGGTCCCCTATTCGCGGGTGGCGCGCGAAACCTACCAGCAAGGCTGGCGCACCACCCGCGTCTGA